A stretch of the Rhodothermales bacterium genome encodes the following:
- a CDS encoding lysophospholipid acyltransferase family protein has product MHTVSPPPLRRIGAELLFRSTMCAGSRAFWDVRIQGADRLPDGPCFIYGNHSNNYDPFILNLFTELGQSTAGVMTMEHVERGLVGWLFRSAGIEGTRKHEPEPHLIRRIYRMLEDGRRVVIFPEGGRRWDGRPAPWIRSTAKIFQRAGVPVHPVLIHGSYVSWPRWARWPRPAHVVVEPLPAVDLTDCRTTDQAIQRLAQPISADENRVDQSIQPAWAWRPADGIERLLYRDPDNGAFHVFSSPDGRTVMDRHGMHRFTVRADSHLIQPDGQVSNSADLYARIRDLELIPAPDGRILSHPARIRTEHDTSRGKAWSPWRTGMASLHVDHVQMDDHILPLEHIRHMALERSDRIWLSGAGPRVYCHFPEPFSVLAWYDTLLRLAPHINA; this is encoded by the coding sequence ATGCACACCGTTTCCCCTCCACCCCTGCGCCGGATTGGTGCCGAGCTCCTTTTCCGGTCCACCATGTGTGCCGGGTCCAGGGCCTTCTGGGATGTCCGGATCCAGGGTGCCGACCGGCTTCCGGACGGCCCCTGCTTCATCTACGGAAATCATTCAAACAACTATGACCCATTCATCCTGAACCTGTTCACGGAGTTGGGCCAGTCCACGGCCGGCGTCATGACCATGGAGCACGTGGAGCGGGGCCTGGTGGGTTGGTTGTTCCGGTCAGCAGGCATTGAGGGGACGCGCAAGCATGAACCCGAACCGCACCTCATCCGACGCATCTACCGGATGCTGGAGGACGGCCGGAGGGTCGTGATCTTCCCCGAAGGAGGTCGCCGCTGGGATGGACGCCCCGCCCCCTGGATCCGTTCAACGGCCAAGATTTTCCAGCGCGCCGGGGTCCCGGTCCATCCCGTCCTCATCCATGGGTCCTACGTCTCCTGGCCGCGGTGGGCCCGATGGCCCCGACCGGCACACGTCGTCGTAGAACCCCTTCCTGCGGTCGACCTGACCGACTGCCGAACGACGGACCAGGCCATCCAACGACTTGCCCAACCAATATCGGCCGATGAAAACCGGGTGGACCAGAGCATCCAGCCCGCATGGGCCTGGCGGCCGGCCGATGGCATTGAGCGGCTTCTTTATCGCGATCCGGACAACGGCGCTTTCCATGTCTTCTCCTCCCCTGACGGCAGGACTGTCATGGACCGCCATGGCATGCACCGGTTCACGGTTCGTGCAGACAGCCACCTGATCCAGCCCGACGGGCAGGTATCCAACTCCGCCGACCTGTACGCCCGGATCCGTGACCTGGAATTGATTCCCGCACCGGATGGCCGCATCCTGTCTCATCCCGCCCGTATCCGGACGGAACACGACACCAGCCGGGGAAAAGCCTGGTCTCCGTGGCGAACGGGCATGGCATCGCTGCACGTGGACCACGTGCAGATGGACGATCACATCCTGCCTCTGGAGCACATTCGCCACATGGCCCTGGAGCGCAGCGACCGGATCTGGCTCTCGGGGGCCGGGCCGCGCGTATATTGCCACTTCCCGGAGCCGTTCAGCGTGCTGGCCTGGTACGATACGCTCCTCCGACTCGCCCCCCATATCAACGCTTGA
- a CDS encoding HU family DNA-binding protein, which translates to MTKADIIDKISEGTGLTKMETEAVVNGFITVVKNEMLRGGRVDLRGFGAFTVQHRAARTARNPRTNTPVHVPASTIPVFKPSKEFRKEVDESVA; encoded by the coding sequence GTGACGAAAGCCGACATCATTGACAAGATTTCTGAAGGAACGGGATTGACCAAGATGGAAACGGAGGCCGTGGTCAACGGCTTCATCACCGTCGTCAAGAACGAGATGTTGCGCGGCGGACGCGTGGACCTTCGAGGGTTCGGGGCCTTCACGGTCCAGCACCGGGCTGCCCGGACGGCCCGGAATCCAAGGACCAACACTCCGGTCCACGTTCCCGCGAGCACGATTCCTGTGTTCAAGCCGTCCAAGGAATTCCGTAAGGAAGTAGACGAATCCGTTGCCTGA
- a CDS encoding zinc ribbon domain-containing protein → MALSCESCGARLSDGAVRCDICGTAVGGVDAGTESVPGTAAPEMEAPSPVPAPEQGPWCTSCGTRNPLKARFCFACGSALVAVTRAVDEAPVIPAVSEPQSSSASPAPDAPMGRQVAIVLTAAILVVIALYVITTMSRDEAASLVPEDSVVALLDEGPLPEQFQSREAELNDQLAAAAEDVQKVLVHRELVDLYLSAARLDLAARETIRLAELTGREADWVAAGNMYYDWMETKPVAERGPWAKQAISAYRQALELNPSNTDVRTDMAIAYMYDPDNPMMAIQETNAVLEQDSLHIQANFNRGIMLMQINRVDQARAQFEKVQSLIGDPENPIWQRAAEALARLDDPQPQ, encoded by the coding sequence ATGGCCTTGAGTTGTGAATCCTGTGGCGCCCGTCTGAGTGATGGGGCCGTCCGCTGTGACATCTGTGGCACGGCGGTCGGAGGGGTCGATGCCGGAACGGAATCGGTGCCCGGAACGGCCGCGCCTGAAATGGAGGCGCCGTCACCCGTACCTGCGCCTGAGCAAGGGCCGTGGTGCACGTCTTGCGGCACGCGGAATCCGTTGAAGGCCCGATTCTGCTTCGCTTGCGGATCGGCACTGGTGGCCGTCACACGCGCCGTGGATGAGGCTCCCGTCATTCCTGCAGTCTCCGAACCCCAGTCTTCCTCGGCATCGCCTGCTCCGGACGCGCCCATGGGGCGGCAAGTTGCCATCGTTTTGACGGCGGCCATCCTGGTGGTCATCGCCCTGTATGTGATTACGACCATGTCCCGGGATGAAGCGGCCTCGCTCGTGCCCGAGGACAGCGTGGTGGCCCTGTTGGACGAGGGACCGCTTCCCGAACAGTTCCAGTCCAGGGAGGCGGAGTTGAATGATCAACTCGCGGCCGCCGCAGAAGATGTACAGAAAGTGCTGGTCCACAGGGAGCTGGTGGACCTCTATCTCTCAGCCGCGCGTCTGGACCTGGCTGCCCGGGAGACCATCCGCCTCGCGGAGTTGACGGGTCGCGAAGCCGACTGGGTTGCGGCCGGCAACATGTACTACGACTGGATGGAAACCAAACCCGTCGCGGAACGGGGACCTTGGGCGAAACAAGCCATTTCCGCGTACCGGCAAGCGCTTGAGCTGAACCCCTCGAATACGGATGTGCGTACCGATATGGCCATCGCCTACATGTACGACCCGGATAATCCCATGATGGCCATTCAGGAGACGAATGCGGTCCTGGAGCAGGACTCCTTGCACATCCAGGCCAATTTCAATCGCGGGATCATGCTTATGCAGATCAACCGGGTCGATCAGGCGCGGGCGCAGTTCGAAAAGGTCCAGAGCCTGATAGGCGATCCGGAGAATCCCATCTGGCAGCGCGCCGCCGAGGCCCTGGCGCGGCTGGACGACCCCCAACCCCAGTGA
- the ettA gene encoding energy-dependent translational throttle protein EttA, with translation MSDQKIIFSMVGVGKTYRSTNKQVLRDIYLSFFYGAKIGVLGLNGSGKSTLLRIIAGLDEDYSGKIDAQKGISFGYLPQEPALDPEKTVLEIVEEGAGEAVRLLNAYNEVNAKFAEPDADFDALMVQQQKLQDKIEAMNAWDLESRLEMAMDALRCPPPDQKIGVLSGGEKRRVAMVRLLLQKPDVLLLDEPTNHLDAESVAWLEQHLARYEGTVIAVTHDRYFLDNVAGWILELDRGTGIPFEGNYSSWLEQKQKRLALEEKQESKRQKSLKQELEWVRMSPKGRHAKSKARITSYEKMVEEQQEKRQEDMEIPIQPGPRLGNVVIQAEGVAKGYGDRLLYDNLDFSLPPGGIIGVIGPNGAGKTTLFRMITGQEKPDAGTFTIGQTVKLGYIDQDRPLDPSKTVWQEISGGAEVLRLGNREINSRAYVGKFNFGGSDQQKLVTELSGGERNRVHLAKMLKEGANVLLLDEPTNDLDVNTLRALEESLQEFVGCAVVISHDRWFLDRLATHILAFEGNSEVYWFDGNYTEYEENRKQRLGIDADQPHRIKYRHLTR, from the coding sequence ATGAGCGATCAAAAAATCATCTTCTCGATGGTCGGTGTAGGCAAGACCTACCGATCCACGAACAAGCAAGTCCTGCGGGACATCTACCTCTCCTTCTTCTATGGTGCCAAGATCGGCGTCCTCGGTCTGAACGGATCGGGAAAATCCACCCTGTTGCGCATAATTGCGGGCTTGGACGAGGACTATTCCGGGAAGATCGACGCCCAGAAGGGCATATCGTTCGGCTACCTGCCGCAGGAACCGGCGCTTGACCCGGAAAAAACGGTCCTGGAGATCGTGGAAGAAGGTGCTGGCGAGGCTGTCCGCCTGCTGAATGCCTACAACGAGGTAAACGCCAAATTCGCCGAGCCCGATGCCGATTTCGATGCACTCATGGTGCAGCAGCAGAAGTTGCAGGACAAGATTGAGGCCATGAACGCCTGGGATCTGGAGAGCCGGCTTGAGATGGCCATGGATGCGCTCCGCTGTCCCCCGCCCGACCAGAAGATCGGAGTCCTTTCCGGCGGCGAGAAACGACGGGTTGCCATGGTCCGCCTGTTGCTCCAAAAGCCCGACGTGCTCTTGCTGGACGAGCCCACCAACCACCTGGACGCGGAAAGTGTGGCGTGGCTTGAACAGCATCTGGCCCGCTATGAAGGCACGGTCATCGCCGTTACGCATGATCGGTATTTCCTGGACAACGTGGCCGGCTGGATCCTGGAGTTGGACCGGGGCACCGGTATTCCGTTCGAAGGCAACTATTCGTCCTGGCTGGAACAGAAGCAGAAGCGCCTGGCACTGGAAGAGAAACAGGAGTCGAAGCGCCAGAAATCGCTGAAGCAGGAGCTTGAATGGGTTCGGATGTCCCCCAAGGGACGTCACGCCAAGAGCAAGGCCCGTATTACCTCCTATGAGAAAATGGTCGAGGAGCAGCAGGAGAAGCGCCAGGAGGACATGGAGATCCCCATCCAGCCCGGCCCTCGCCTCGGCAACGTGGTCATCCAGGCGGAGGGTGTGGCCAAGGGATACGGAGATCGTCTGCTGTACGACAACCTGGATTTCTCCTTGCCGCCGGGTGGCATAATCGGGGTCATCGGACCGAACGGCGCCGGTAAGACCACGCTCTTCCGGATGATCACCGGACAGGAGAAACCGGATGCCGGCACGTTCACCATCGGCCAGACCGTGAAGCTCGGTTACATTGACCAGGACCGACCTCTCGACCCGTCCAAGACCGTTTGGCAGGAGATATCGGGAGGAGCCGAGGTGCTTCGGCTGGGCAACCGCGAGATCAATTCCCGCGCCTACGTCGGCAAGTTCAACTTCGGTGGCTCGGACCAGCAGAAACTGGTCACGGAACTGTCGGGCGGTGAACGCAACCGCGTGCATCTGGCAAAGATGCTGAAGGAAGGTGCGAACGTGTTGCTGCTTGACGAACCCACGAACGACCTGGATGTGAACACCCTGCGGGCCCTGGAGGAATCGCTCCAGGAATTCGTGGGATGCGCGGTCGTGATCTCCCATGATCGCTGGTTCCTGGATCGTTTGGCGACCCATATCCTGGCATTCGAAGGCAACAGCGAGGTCTACTGGTTCGACGGCAACTACACGGAATACGAGGAAAACCGGAAGCAGCGCCTGGGCATCGACGCGGACCAACCCCACCGGATCAAGTATCGGCATTTGACGCGGTAG
- a CDS encoding DUF4197 domain-containing protein yields the protein MKTLFPPAVFHPVRMFRQARSGVTFAMLPAFLLASCASLSMQDVNDLFSGSTPLTQETVASGLREALQTGTERASGRLSVTDAFAGVAARRIGIPDELETIASRLRTLGLGPQVDDFELRMNRAAEQAAARAVPVFAQAVRQMTIADAFAILDGPDNAATLYFQERTTAALTEAFTPVVQSVMEEAGVFRVYEDLVERYAALPFTRPPSVDLVGHIVERTTGVLFNELAVEERRIREDPAARTTDLLKRVFREGAVRMPSGGVGP from the coding sequence ATGAAAACGCTCTTTCCGCCAGCCGTCTTCCATCCGGTACGGATGTTTCGCCAGGCACGGTCCGGCGTGACGTTCGCCATGCTGCCGGCATTTCTCCTGGCGTCGTGCGCCTCGTTGTCCATGCAGGACGTGAACGATCTGTTCTCCGGATCGACGCCGCTGACCCAGGAGACGGTTGCCTCCGGACTCCGGGAGGCCCTGCAGACCGGAACGGAGCGAGCCTCCGGACGCCTGTCGGTGACCGATGCATTTGCCGGCGTCGCTGCGCGACGGATTGGCATTCCCGACGAACTTGAAACCATTGCCTCCCGCTTGCGGACGCTGGGACTTGGCCCTCAGGTGGATGACTTCGAGCTCCGCATGAACCGGGCGGCCGAACAGGCGGCAGCCCGTGCCGTTCCTGTTTTTGCGCAGGCCGTACGTCAAATGACGATAGCGGACGCCTTTGCCATCCTGGACGGTCCGGACAATGCCGCCACCCTGTACTTCCAGGAGCGGACAACCGCGGCGCTGACCGAGGCGTTCACGCCCGTCGTCCAATCAGTCATGGAGGAGGCGGGTGTGTTCAGGGTCTACGAGGACCTGGTGGAGCGCTATGCCGCACTTCCCTTCACCCGCCCGCCATCCGTCGACCTGGTCGGTCACATCGTCGAGCGGACGACGGGCGTCCTGTTCAATGAGCTTGCCGTTGAAGAGCGGCGCATACGGGAAGATCCTGCCGCCCGCACCACCGACCTGCTGAAACGGGTGTTCCGGGAAGGGGCCGTACGCATGCCATCCGGCGGGGTGGGGCCATGA
- a CDS encoding choice-of-anchor B family protein translates to MNRIFLSFLTLALLAVAPVLGQSFGSTMAVSGDQILAGVAGGPVSSGSVYVFTAGAGDAWVESSVVKATDMNDGFGRSISVDGNRMAVGAPGASTVHFFEKGADGAWSGSGHLSESDIEGFGGGVALNGEHLLVSVSGGFRGAGSVHAYRWQNGEWMSTGALAVESEEEIPSYAAAVALHNGHAVVGAPFASERAGAAYAFRFDTMANSWVTNGSPTPAFSSGGGSFGSSILLTDGHLVVGAPGHDGRMGAVAVFDMDADSGEWTFQSRIAPGTAQRGDSFGSSLSTHGDALFIGAPGTGGHGVIHAIGLSSLSTAGTATMAMWARDLPEGASFGANIAVGSGVAAIAATGMDNRSGRIVPFAIAGDGSWSQGMSFFRDPDGYTSITGGMVECENDEAAGFPCRDVNMVSFLDMDDLGADRGVRTNDIWGWEDPETGREYALVGLTNATSFVDVTDPENPIMLGTLPLTETARPSVWRDMKVYKDHTYIVADGAGQHGMQVFDLRQLRNVQNPPVVFEMTNYYDQIASAHNIVINEETGFAYSVGSSSGGTTCGGGLHMISLEDPANPTFAGCFQDNNTGRRGTGYSHDAQCVVYRGPDSDYSGREICLGSNETALSIADVTDKSNPTAIAYATYPKVAYAHQGWLTEDHRYFYMNDEGDEPQGLVEGTRTLIWDLVDLDEPQLVGEYIATTTETDHNLYVKGNMMYQSNYGAGFRVLDVTNPTAPVEVAYFDTSPVGGSGGSWSNYPYFKSGTIVVTGGSNGLFILRKKELDL, encoded by the coding sequence ATGAATCGAATTTTCTTGTCCTTCCTGACCCTGGCCCTCCTGGCGGTGGCGCCCGTCCTCGGTCAGTCCTTCGGATCCACGATGGCCGTTTCCGGCGATCAGATCCTGGCTGGCGTGGCTGGCGGCCCGGTCTCGTCCGGCTCCGTTTACGTGTTCACGGCCGGGGCTGGTGATGCCTGGGTTGAATCGTCCGTCGTCAAGGCAACCGACATGAATGACGGCTTCGGCCGGTCCATTTCCGTGGACGGCAACCGCATGGCCGTCGGGGCCCCGGGTGCGAGCACCGTTCATTTCTTCGAGAAAGGTGCGGACGGCGCCTGGTCCGGAAGCGGCCACCTGTCCGAATCCGACATTGAAGGATTCGGTGGCGGCGTTGCGCTCAATGGAGAGCATCTGCTGGTGTCCGTATCGGGTGGATTCCGGGGCGCGGGCTCCGTACACGCCTATCGCTGGCAGAACGGCGAATGGATGTCAACAGGCGCCCTGGCCGTGGAAAGCGAAGAAGAAATCCCTTCCTACGCCGCCGCTGTGGCCCTGCACAACGGACATGCCGTTGTAGGTGCCCCGTTCGCGAGCGAGCGCGCCGGTGCTGCCTATGCGTTCCGATTCGACACGATGGCCAATTCCTGGGTCACCAACGGATCGCCCACGCCGGCCTTTTCGTCGGGTGGCGGCTCCTTCGGATCCAGCATCCTGTTGACCGACGGCCACCTGGTGGTCGGTGCTCCCGGACATGATGGACGCATGGGCGCCGTCGCTGTTTTCGACATGGACGCCGACTCCGGTGAGTGGACCTTCCAGAGTCGCATTGCTCCGGGTACGGCGCAGCGCGGCGACTCCTTCGGTTCGTCACTTTCCACACACGGAGATGCATTGTTCATCGGTGCACCCGGAACCGGAGGCCACGGTGTCATCCATGCCATCGGGCTTTCATCGCTCTCCACGGCAGGAACGGCGACCATGGCCATGTGGGCCAGGGATCTGCCGGAAGGTGCGTCGTTCGGTGCCAATATTGCCGTGGGCAGCGGGGTCGCAGCCATCGCAGCAACAGGCATGGACAATCGTTCGGGCCGCATTGTACCCTTCGCCATCGCCGGTGACGGATCGTGGTCCCAGGGCATGTCCTTCTTCCGTGACCCGGATGGCTACACCTCCATCACCGGCGGCATGGTCGAGTGTGAGAATGACGAAGCTGCCGGATTCCCCTGTCGCGACGTGAATATGGTCTCGTTCCTGGACATGGATGACCTCGGCGCCGACCGCGGCGTCCGGACGAATGACATCTGGGGCTGGGAAGACCCGGAAACGGGCCGCGAATATGCGCTCGTCGGATTGACGAACGCGACATCCTTCGTGGATGTCACGGACCCCGAAAATCCGATCATGCTGGGTACACTTCCATTGACCGAAACCGCGCGTCCAAGCGTATGGCGGGACATGAAGGTGTACAAGGATCATACGTATATCGTCGCCGACGGCGCCGGACAGCACGGCATGCAGGTCTTTGATCTGCGCCAACTTCGCAACGTCCAGAATCCGCCCGTCGTGTTCGAAATGACGAACTACTACGACCAGATTGCCAGTGCGCACAACATTGTCATCAATGAGGAGACGGGCTTCGCCTACTCGGTGGGCAGCAGTTCAGGCGGTACGACCTGTGGTGGTGGCCTGCACATGATCAGTCTCGAGGATCCAGCCAACCCTACGTTTGCAGGATGCTTCCAGGACAACAACACCGGACGTCGTGGTACCGGCTATTCACACGATGCGCAGTGCGTGGTCTACCGCGGTCCCGACTCGGATTATTCCGGTCGTGAAATCTGCCTCGGATCGAACGAAACCGCTCTTTCGATTGCAGACGTTACGGATAAATCCAATCCCACGGCCATCGCATATGCGACGTATCCGAAGGTCGCGTATGCCCACCAGGGCTGGCTGACCGAAGATCATCGCTACTTCTACATGAACGATGAGGGCGATGAGCCCCAGGGTCTGGTTGAAGGCACGCGGACACTGATCTGGGATCTGGTGGATCTGGATGAGCCCCAATTGGTGGGCGAGTACATTGCCACGACCACGGAGACGGATCATAACCTCTACGTGAAGGGCAACATGATGTACCAGTCCAACTATGGCGCTGGATTCCGCGTCCTGGACGTCACGAATCCGACCGCTCCTGTGGAGGTCGCGTACTTCGATACCTCGCCGGTCGGTGGCAGTGGCGGCTCCTGGAGCAACTACCCCTACTTCAAAAGCGGTACCATCGTGGTAACGGGCGGCTCCAACGGGTTGTTCATCCTGCGCAAGAAAGAGCTGGACCTCTGA